A part of Primulina eburnea isolate SZY01 chromosome 10, ASM2296580v1, whole genome shotgun sequence genomic DNA contains:
- the LOC140842504 gene encoding uncharacterized protein: protein MEGRKPSSSSFTSDLFGVNDSSPAASSSAIFGSIFTPTAQVTGSESLNASQAEKKHDSGSQALIAKNGVSGSFQEKDVSSGEGRSQNTTNKEMNPYHHEQKAHPFHYSSSLYYGGQDVYSRPPTAPNPCFTTFNKDGGEDESGSASRGNWWQGSLYY from the exons ATGGAAGGACGCAAGCCATCGAGTTCTTCATTTACTTCTGATCTTTTTGGGGTTAATGATTCTTCTCCTGCTGCTTCATCTTCTGCGATTTTTGGCTCAATTTTCACCCCTACTGCTCAG GTCACTGGGAGTGAGTCCTTGAATGCATCTCAAGCAGAGAAGAAGCACGATTCTGGAAGTCAAGCTTTGATTGCCAAGAACGGAGTTTCGG GCTCTTTTCAAGAAAAAGATGTTTCAAGTGGTGAAGGACGAAGCCAGAACACGACAAACAAGGAGATGAATCCGTATCATCATGAGCAAAAAGCACATCCATTCCACTATAGCTCATCACTTTACTACGGGGGTCAAGATGTCTATTCTCGACCCCCGACTGCTCCAAATCCTTGTTTCACTACT TTTAATAAAGATGGAGGAGAAGATGAGTCAGGCAGTGCCTCAAGAGGGAACTGGTGGCAGG GATCTCTTTATTACTGA
- the LOC140842505 gene encoding BEL1-like homeodomain protein 9, which produces MAEGFEPYHVPQQSRRDKLRVNPQGCIDSHLLACAPLGVPLYDPSLISADLISCAANLHHRQGFHLETNGTSSGPKEVGMNLMGYVGGMNMISGAAAAASSSSPSTNHMLADPQLSVQINPSTIQDINSGPFIYPHINYRPVLGQSFHGNEVVYTREPNSNCAAAAASGQSLSLSLSSNHNNNLPLELNLQRYDSTMFGNSKVSGGYYVAGNGGSSSTQLSRSSVPLGPFTGYASVLKGSRFLKPAHQLLEELCDVGRGIFEGKIAVDSSLLEPPLESLSGNGVDDDSSLNCSDESEQTRKKSRLLSMLDEVYKRYKQYYQQMQAVFASFESVAGLSSAAPFASLAIKAMAKHFKILKNAIMDQLHFANKSQARMNYDRDETQRFENMGRGTYCQRPFHSPGFMDQPVWRPQRGLPERAVTVLRAWLFEHFLHPYPTDTDKLLLAKQTGLSRNQVSNWFINARVRLWKPMVEEIHMLETRQGQKASQQDDHLPTSCSIECDNTSSSIQRNGDFSLKRTRTDLTEAAPTGVEGPMNLPFNKLSHNPHLGVGTNNIGGSGGVSLTLGLHQNGMGLSDSYPITAARRFGLDAHGEEYVVGGFAAHSRQIGGQLLHDFQESDH; this is translated from the exons ATGGCTGAAGGATTTGAGCCTTATCATGTCCCACAACAAAGCAGAAGAGATAAGCTGAGGGTAAACCCACAAGGGTGCATAGATAGCCATCTTTTAGCGTGCGCGCCTCTTGGCGTCCCTCTCTATGATCCATCGCTCATCTCAGCGGATTTGATCAGCTGTGCTGCTAACCTGCACCACCGTCAAGGGTTCCATCTTGAGACGAACGGTACCAGCTCCGGACCTAAAGAAGTGGGTATGAATTTGATGGGTTACGTGGGTGGAATGAATATGATCAGTGGGGCAGCAGCGGCTGCTTCGTCTTCTTCACCTTCCACGAATCACATGCTTGCGGATCCGCAGCTGTCTGTTCAGATAAACCCTAGCACTATTCAAGATATCAATAGTGGCCCTTTTATCTACCCACACATCAATTATAGACCAGTTCTTGGTCAGTCTTTTCATGGAAATGAAGTAGTGTATACCCGTGAGCCCAATAGTAACtgcgcagcagcagcagcaagtGGTCAAAGCCTGTCTTTGTCGTTATCTTCGAACCATAATAATAATCTCCCACTGGAGCTGAATCTGCAGAGATACGACTCTACAATGTTCGGTAACAGCAAGGTGAGTGGAGGCTATTATGTTGCTGGAAATGGCGGTTCTTCTTCAACACAGTTGTCCAGAAGTTCAGTGCCTTTAGGTCCCTTTACTGGTTATGCTTCGGTGTTGAAAGGATCAAGATTCTTGAAGCCTGCGCATCAATTACTGGAGGAACTTTGTGATGTGGGTAGGGGGATTTTCGAGGGTAAAATTGCAGTTGATTCATCTTTGTTGGAACCGCCATTGGAAAGCCTTAGCGGAAATGGAGTTGATGACGATTCTTCACTGAATTGCAGTGATGAGAGTGAACAAACTAGGAAGAAATCAAGATTACTTTCTATGCTTGATGAG GTTTATAAAAGGTACAAGCAATATTACCAGCAAATGCAGGCGGTTTTCGCTTCATTTGAATCTGTTGCCGGATTAAGCAGTGCTGCTCCATTTGCTAGTTTGGCCATAAAGGCTATGGCCaaacatttcaaaattttgaaaaatgccATAATGGATCAGTTGCATTTCGCGAATAAATCACAGGCCAGAATGAATTATGATCGGGATGAAACTCaaagatttgaaaatatgggaAGAGGGACGTATTGCCAAAGGCCATTTCACAGTCCCGGATTCATGGATCAACCAGTTTGGCGTCCACAACGAGGGCTTCCTGAGCGAGCTGTCACTGTCCTTCGGGCGTGGTTGTTCGAGCACTTTCTACACCC TTATCCAACTGACACGGACAAATTATTGTTGGCAAAACAGACTGGTCTCTCGAGGAATCAG GTCTCGAACTGGTTTATCAATGCAAGAGTAAGGCTTTGGAAGCCGATGGTGGAGGAGATACACATGCTCGAAACTCGTCAGGGCCAAAAGGCTTCACAACAGGATGACCATTTGCCAACAAGTTGTTCGATTGAGTGTGACAACACATCCTCCTCAATACAAAGAAATGGTGATTTCTCATTGAAACGAACTCGAACTGACTTGACTGAAGCTGCTCCGACTGGAGTCGAGGGGCCAATGAATTTGCCTTTCAACAAGCTGTCACATAATCCTCACTTGGGCGTCGGTACGAACAATATCGGTGGTAGTGGCGGTGTTTCTCTAACTCTCGGCCTTCATCAGAATGGTATGGGATTATCGGATTCGTACCCGATTACCGCGGCTCGACGCTTTGGCCTGGATGCTCATGGTGAGGAATATGTAGTTGGTGGATTCGCAGCACATAGTCGACAAATTGGAGGGCAGCTTTTGCATGACTTTCAAGAATCTGATCACTAA